One window of Cryobacterium arcticum genomic DNA carries:
- a CDS encoding alpha-ketoacid dehydrogenase subunit beta, producing the protein MTTQDTVTTAAPTSANLPMAKALNQGLRQAMLDDPKVLMMGEDIGPLGGVFRVTEGLHAEFGEKRVLDTPLAESGIIGTAIGLAMRGYRPVCEIQFDGFVFPGFDQITSQLARMRNRHEGGVTMPVVVRIPYGGHIGSIEHHQESPEAYFAHTPGLRVVSPSNSHDAYWMMREAIASNDPVIFFEPKSRYWPKSEVDFTGAGTPLHAAKVVRTGTSVTVVGHGAMVSVLLQAADLAAAEGIHLEVIDLRSISPIDYAPILESVHKTGHLVVAQEAAGFVSVGSEIAATVTERAFYSLEAPVLRVSGFDTPFPPAAVETHFLPSPDRVLEAVDRSLAY; encoded by the coding sequence ATGACCACGCAGGACACTGTGACCACGGCCGCGCCCACGAGCGCGAACCTGCCGATGGCCAAGGCCCTCAACCAGGGCCTGCGCCAGGCGATGCTCGACGACCCCAAGGTGCTCATGATGGGCGAGGACATCGGCCCGCTCGGCGGCGTCTTCCGGGTCACCGAGGGGCTGCACGCCGAATTCGGCGAGAAGCGGGTGCTCGACACCCCGCTGGCCGAGTCCGGCATCATCGGCACCGCCATCGGCCTGGCCATGCGCGGCTACCGGCCGGTCTGCGAGATCCAGTTCGACGGCTTCGTCTTCCCCGGCTTCGACCAGATCACCAGCCAGCTGGCCCGGATGCGCAACCGCCACGAGGGCGGCGTCACCATGCCCGTCGTCGTGCGGATCCCCTACGGCGGCCACATCGGCTCGATCGAACACCACCAGGAGAGCCCGGAGGCGTACTTCGCGCACACCCCGGGTCTGCGCGTGGTGAGCCCGTCCAACTCGCACGACGCGTACTGGATGATGCGCGAAGCGATCGCCTCGAACGACCCGGTGATCTTCTTCGAACCCAAGAGCCGCTACTGGCCCAAGAGCGAGGTGGACTTCACCGGCGCCGGCACCCCGCTGCACGCCGCCAAGGTGGTGCGCACCGGAACGAGCGTCACGGTTGTCGGTCACGGCGCCATGGTGAGCGTGCTGCTGCAGGCCGCCGACCTGGCCGCCGCCGAGGGCATCCACCTCGAGGTCATCGACCTGCGCTCGATCTCACCGATCGACTACGCGCCGATTCTCGAGTCGGTGCATAAGACCGGCCACCTCGTCGTGGCACAGGAGGCCGCCGGCTTCGTCAGCGTCGGCTCCGAGATCGCCGCCACCGTCACCGAGCGGGCGTTCTACTCGCTCGAGGCGCCGGTGTTGCGGGTGTCCGGCTTCGACACCCCGTTCCCGCCTGCCGCGGTG
- a CDS encoding thiamine pyrophosphate-dependent dehydrogenase E1 component subunit alpha, which translates to MTSNDAPVLTAASPTVQLLSADGTFSPSDSAAEFLPYFERLTEADYRTFYRDMVVVRKFDTEAANLQRQGQLALWVPSHGQEAAQVGSAYATRAQDHVFPSYREHVVGMIRGLDMVDILRMLRGVTLGGWTPEEHGNFHLYTLVLASQTLHATGYAMGMQLDGATATGNPETDQAVIVYYGDGASSQGDANEALVFAASYQTPQVFFMQNNHWAISVPVSRQSRSPLYLRAGGFGMPGVQVDGNDVLASYAVTAKAMDDARAGHGPSLIEALTYRVGAHTTADDPTKYRDPEELAYWVARDPIVRFRSYLQGLGVEQEFLDSVDEEAADYAADVRRRALEITAPDRSVIFDNVYAEPHPLVVEQKAWLDAYETSFDGSES; encoded by the coding sequence GTGACCTCGAACGACGCACCCGTGCTCACCGCTGCGTCTCCCACCGTGCAGCTCCTCTCCGCCGACGGGACGTTCTCCCCGTCCGATTCCGCGGCGGAATTCCTGCCCTACTTCGAGCGGCTGACCGAGGCCGACTACCGCACCTTCTACCGCGACATGGTCGTCGTGCGGAAGTTCGACACCGAAGCGGCCAACCTGCAACGTCAGGGCCAGCTCGCCCTGTGGGTGCCCAGTCACGGCCAGGAGGCCGCCCAGGTCGGCTCCGCCTACGCCACGCGCGCGCAGGACCACGTGTTTCCCTCTTACCGCGAGCACGTCGTGGGCATGATCCGCGGTCTCGACATGGTCGACATCCTGCGGATGCTGCGCGGCGTGACCCTGGGCGGCTGGACCCCGGAGGAGCACGGCAACTTCCACCTCTACACGCTCGTGCTCGCCTCGCAGACCCTGCACGCCACCGGCTACGCCATGGGCATGCAGCTCGACGGCGCCACCGCCACCGGCAACCCCGAGACCGACCAGGCCGTGATCGTCTACTACGGCGACGGCGCCTCCTCGCAGGGTGACGCCAACGAGGCCCTGGTCTTCGCGGCCAGCTACCAGACCCCGCAGGTGTTCTTCATGCAGAACAACCACTGGGCCATCTCGGTGCCGGTCTCCCGCCAGTCCCGTTCCCCGCTCTACCTGCGGGCCGGCGGCTTCGGCATGCCCGGCGTGCAGGTCGACGGCAACGACGTGCTGGCCAGCTACGCCGTCACCGCCAAGGCCATGGACGACGCCCGCGCCGGCCACGGCCCGTCGCTCATCGAGGCGCTCACCTACCGCGTCGGCGCGCACACCACGGCCGACGACCCTACCAAGTACCGCGACCCGGAAGAGCTCGCCTACTGGGTCGCCCGCGACCCGATCGTGCGCTTCCGCAGCTACCTGCAGGGCCTCGGCGTCGAGCAGGAGTTCCTCGACTCCGTCGACGAAGAAGCCGCGGATTACGCCGCGGATGTGCGTCGTCGCGCCCTCGAGATCACCGCCCCCGACCGCTCGGTGATCTTCGACAACGTCTACGCCGAACCGCATCCGCTGGTGGTCGAGCAGAAAGCCTGGCTCGACGCCTACGAAACCTCGTTCGACGGGAGTGAGTCCTGA
- a CDS encoding histidinol-phosphate transaminase has translation MSPSDQPSVRLRPEIVALPAYRQGKAANASAFKLSSNENPFDPLPGVVDAVNAVSAFNRYPDASALALRERLAARYGVASDEVHIGAGSVALLAQLITAAAGPGDEVLYSWRSFEAYPSLVTVSGATSVTVPNRADHGHDLPAMAAMITPRTRVVLVCSPNNPTGVVVTADEFAAFMDQVPTDLLVILDEAYAEFVTDPAAVDGTTLLGRYPNLVVLRTFSKAYGLAGLRVGYGIGPVGILDAARATAIPLSVTGQASAAALASLDAEAELLARVAVIAARRDGIQQALAGAGLHSPSSQANFVWLPLGEATAAATERFTDAGLVVRPFHPEGIRVSIGEEESVATLLRISAEIVQDLPTGHPARRLG, from the coding sequence GTGAGCCCTTCTGACCAGCCATCAGTCCGCCTGCGCCCCGAGATCGTTGCGCTGCCGGCGTACCGGCAGGGCAAGGCGGCTAACGCATCTGCCTTCAAACTGTCGAGCAATGAGAACCCGTTCGACCCGCTGCCCGGAGTCGTCGATGCCGTGAACGCCGTCTCGGCCTTCAACCGGTACCCGGATGCCTCCGCCCTCGCCCTGCGCGAGCGGCTGGCCGCCCGCTACGGCGTGGCCTCCGACGAGGTGCACATCGGCGCCGGCTCGGTGGCCCTGCTGGCCCAGCTGATCACCGCCGCCGCCGGCCCCGGCGACGAGGTGCTCTACTCCTGGCGCTCCTTCGAGGCCTACCCCAGCCTTGTCACGGTGTCCGGAGCCACCAGCGTGACGGTGCCGAACCGCGCCGACCACGGCCACGACCTGCCCGCGATGGCCGCCATGATCACCCCGCGCACCCGCGTCGTGCTCGTCTGTAGCCCGAACAATCCCACCGGCGTGGTCGTCACTGCCGACGAGTTCGCGGCCTTCATGGACCAGGTGCCCACCGACCTACTGGTCATTCTCGATGAGGCATACGCCGAATTCGTCACCGACCCGGCCGCCGTCGACGGCACCACACTGCTGGGCCGCTACCCCAACCTCGTGGTGCTGCGCACCTTCTCCAAGGCCTACGGCCTCGCCGGACTCCGGGTCGGCTACGGCATCGGCCCGGTCGGCATCCTCGACGCGGCCCGCGCCACCGCCATCCCGCTCTCCGTCACCGGCCAGGCCTCCGCGGCGGCGCTGGCCTCGCTCGACGCCGAAGCCGAACTGCTGGCCCGCGTGGCCGTCATCGCCGCGCGTCGCGACGGCATCCAGCAGGCCCTGGCCGGTGCCGGTCTGCACAGCCCGTCGTCGCAGGCGAACTTCGTCTGGCTGCCCCTGGGCGAGGCCACCGCGGCGGCCACCGAACGTTTCACCGATGCCGGGCTCGTCGTCCGGCCCTTCCACCCGGAGGGCATCCGGGTCTCGATTGGCGAGGAGGAATCTGTGGCCACACTCCTACGGATCAGCGCTGAGATTGTGCAGGATCTACCAACGGGGCATCCGGCCCGGCGGCTAGGTTAG
- a CDS encoding phage holin family protein produces the protein MGRFLLKLIVNAVALWVTTLIVAGVRVDPYAPDTTAVVLTYLLISLIFGFVNGFIGGFVRIVAFPLYVLTLGLLSFIVNGLLLMLVAWFSGLLGFGLVVDSFWWGVLGAFVLGIFSWLFSVLVRPLNNSSS, from the coding sequence ATGGGACGTTTCCTGCTCAAGCTCATCGTCAACGCCGTCGCCCTCTGGGTGACCACGCTCATCGTCGCGGGGGTGCGGGTCGATCCATACGCGCCGGACACCACGGCCGTGGTGCTGACCTACCTGCTCATCTCCCTGATCTTCGGATTCGTCAACGGCTTCATCGGCGGGTTCGTGCGGATCGTCGCCTTCCCGCTCTACGTGCTCACGCTCGGACTGCTCTCGTTCATCGTGAACGGCCTGCTCCTGATGCTGGTGGCCTGGTTCTCGGGCCTGCTCGGCTTCGGCCTTGTTGTCGACTCGTTCTGGTGGGGCGTGCTCGGCGCGTTCGTGCTGGGCATCTTCAGCTGGCTGTTCAGCGTGCTCGTGCGGCCGCTGAACAACTCGAGCTCCTAA
- a CDS encoding low molecular weight protein-tyrosine-phosphatase: MNFAALSPDEATPFRIIFVCTGNICRSPMAEVMLRDLVTRSGLGRLITTSSAGTGDWHVGEQADTRAIAAMAKRGYDGSHHRARQFDAGWFDDLDLVVVLDRSQERILRNWAPTERDRNKVRLLLSFDRDQAALRDVPDPYYSDDALFDSVLGMIERANIALFAQLAPAIRQGVR; encoded by the coding sequence ATGAATTTCGCCGCGCTCAGTCCAGATGAGGCGACGCCGTTCCGGATCATCTTCGTCTGCACCGGAAACATCTGCCGGTCTCCCATGGCCGAGGTGATGCTACGCGACCTGGTGACCCGGTCCGGCCTCGGACGCCTCATCACGACCAGCTCGGCGGGAACCGGGGACTGGCACGTGGGCGAGCAGGCCGACACCCGCGCCATCGCCGCCATGGCCAAGCGCGGCTACGACGGCAGCCACCACCGGGCCCGGCAGTTCGACGCCGGCTGGTTCGACGACCTCGACCTCGTGGTGGTGCTGGACCGCTCGCAGGAACGCATCCTGCGCAACTGGGCGCCCACCGAACGTGACCGCAACAAGGTGCGCCTGCTGCTCAGCTTCGACCGGGACCAGGCCGCCCTGCGGGATGTGCCCGACCCGTACTATTCCGACGATGCACTGTTTGACTCCGTTTTAGGCATGATTGAGAGAGCAAATATCGCGCTGTTCGCGCAGCTCGCACCCGCAATCAGACAGGGAGTCCGATGA
- the purB gene encoding adenylosuccinate lyase: MSPLPPQVLSPLDGRYRAAVTELGEHLSEAGLNRARVKVEVEWLITLTDRSLFGSVPLTAEQKSGLRALVTDFGQAEIDELATLEAVTRHDVKAVEYLVRRRLVPLGLESISELTHFAATSEDINNLAYALTVSEAVREVWLPKLRALIGALRGLATDYRADAMLARTHGQPATPTTMGKELAVFVYRLERIQKQVEANEFLGKFSGATGTFAAHVAADPDVDWPAVSREFVEGLGLGWNPLTTQIESHDWQAELYGKVSHANRVLHNLATDIWTYISIGYFRQVPQAGATGSSTMPHKINPIRFENAEANLELSSAILDSLAATLVTSRLQRDLTDSTTQRNIGVGFGHSLLALDNLLRGLGEIDLDRDLLAHDLDTNWEILGEAIQTVIRAEVSAGRSSIADPYALLKELTRGKRINRADLVAFVQELEIGDAAKERLLGLTPAGYVGLADPLVDYLG; encoded by the coding sequence ATGAGTCCACTACCCCCGCAGGTCCTCAGTCCACTAGACGGCCGCTACCGCGCCGCCGTCACCGAACTGGGCGAGCACCTGTCAGAGGCCGGACTCAACCGGGCACGGGTCAAGGTCGAGGTGGAATGGCTGATCACCCTCACCGATCGCAGCCTGTTCGGCTCGGTCCCACTCACCGCCGAGCAGAAGAGCGGACTCCGCGCCCTGGTCACCGACTTCGGTCAGGCCGAGATCGATGAGCTCGCCACCCTGGAGGCCGTGACCCGGCACGATGTGAAGGCCGTGGAGTACCTCGTGCGCCGCCGCCTCGTTCCGCTGGGCCTCGAGTCGATCAGCGAGCTCACCCACTTCGCCGCCACCAGCGAAGACATCAACAACCTCGCCTACGCCCTCACGGTCTCCGAGGCCGTGCGCGAGGTGTGGCTGCCCAAGCTGCGCGCGCTCATCGGAGCGCTCCGCGGCCTGGCCACCGACTACCGGGCCGACGCCATGCTCGCCCGCACGCACGGTCAGCCGGCCACGCCCACCACCATGGGCAAGGAGCTGGCGGTCTTCGTCTACCGGCTTGAGCGCATCCAGAAGCAGGTCGAGGCCAACGAGTTCCTCGGCAAGTTCAGCGGTGCCACCGGCACCTTCGCCGCGCACGTCGCCGCCGACCCCGATGTGGACTGGCCCGCGGTGTCGCGCGAGTTCGTCGAGGGTCTCGGCCTGGGCTGGAACCCGCTGACCACGCAGATCGAGTCGCACGACTGGCAGGCCGAGCTGTACGGCAAGGTCTCGCACGCCAACCGGGTGCTGCACAACCTCGCCACCGACATCTGGACCTACATCTCGATCGGCTACTTCCGCCAGGTGCCGCAGGCCGGCGCCACCGGCTCGTCGACCATGCCACACAAGATCAACCCGATCCGGTTCGAGAACGCCGAGGCGAACCTCGAACTCTCCAGCGCCATCCTGGACTCGCTGGCCGCCACCCTGGTGACCTCCCGGTTGCAGCGCGACCTCACCGACTCCACCACCCAGCGCAACATCGGCGTGGGCTTCGGCCACTCGCTTCTCGCCCTGGACAACCTGCTGCGCGGGCTCGGCGAGATCGACCTGGACCGGGACCTGCTCGCGCACGACCTGGACACCAACTGGGAGATCCTCGGCGAGGCGATCCAGACTGTCATCCGTGCCGAGGTCAGCGCCGGACGCTCGTCGATCGCCGACCCGTACGCCCTGCTCAAGGAACTCACCCGTGGCAAGCGCATCAACCGCGCCGACCTGGTGGCGTTCGTGCAGGAGCTCGAGATCGGCGACGCCGCCAAGGAACGCCTGCTCGGGCTCACCCCGGCCGGCTATGTCGGCCTGGCCGACCCGCTGGTCGACTACCTGGGCTGA
- a CDS encoding cation-translocating P-type ATPase, whose product MTTGRPTGPAEPSTADTSEGSPRMAAPYASSADAVCAALSTTRHGLGVADAAERLARSGPNTLPLAAKTNPVLRFLGHFNDVLIYVLLGSAVLTVVFGEWVDAAVILAVAVINAVIGFLQEGRAEKALDGIRRMLSLTAMTRRGGNWVNADAGTLVPGDIVRVKPGDKVPADLRLVEGTNLRVDESALTGESVPTSKTLAAVAADAGIGDRTCMLFSGTIVVAGSGTGVVTATGSATEIGRIQSLVTDAESLATPLTRQLDAFSTRVSLAILAVSGLMLVIGRFVHDRDFADLFAATIGFAVAAVPEGLPALVTITLALGVRQMATHNAIVRKLTAVETLGSVTTVCTDKTGTLTRNEMTVRTVITGTARYDVHGIGYDPVGAVLCDGRGVTTAGQDDLARLVEVMAVCNDARVAEADGVWRVVGEPTEGALRTLAQKAGFETSGYDRLAVIPFESANKFMATLSRLEDQPARVLLKGAPGRVLERCTHQLDAAGLVEPLDEDLWKRRIDELSSAGLRVLGAAVADAPADLAALHLRDIEDGMLFLGVVGIVDPPRPEAIAAIATMHAAGIRVKMITGDHPGTAVAIAREMGIVDGDARVLTGGQLQKLSQDQLAAVVRNVDVFARTSPEHKLRIVKALQSHGEVVAMTGDGVNDAPALQRADVGVAMGIKGTEATKEAADIVLADDNFATIQRAVEEGRRIRDNLQKSIIFILPTTAAQSLVVLLAVLFGFALPLQPTQILWVNLITAVTLSLALATEPAEPGIMLRPPRSPGGSVLDSEYLGRLLWVSVLITAATIGVFFFELSLGSSRAQAQTTAVTMLVLSQLAFLFNSRFLRASSLTAAVLHGNRMVWLSVGTMLVLQLVFVYTPIMNVWFSSTPIGVREWAYTLGLALIIFLLVELNKLIGRRRARRRLIGRTAGA is encoded by the coding sequence ATGACCACCGGGCGTCCCACCGGTCCCGCCGAGCCCTCGACCGCTGACACCTCGGAGGGGTCGCCGAGAATGGCGGCGCCGTACGCCAGTAGCGCCGACGCGGTGTGCGCAGCGCTGTCCACCACCCGGCACGGACTCGGCGTGGCCGACGCGGCCGAACGGTTGGCCCGGAGCGGCCCGAACACCCTGCCGCTTGCCGCTAAGACGAACCCCGTTTTACGATTCCTCGGCCATTTCAACGATGTGCTCATTTATGTCCTGCTGGGCTCGGCCGTGCTCACGGTGGTGTTCGGGGAGTGGGTCGACGCGGCCGTGATCCTGGCGGTCGCCGTGATCAACGCTGTGATCGGATTCCTGCAGGAGGGCCGGGCGGAGAAGGCGCTGGATGGCATCCGGCGGATGCTGTCGTTGACCGCTATGACCCGTCGAGGTGGTAACTGGGTGAACGCCGATGCCGGCACGCTCGTACCCGGCGACATCGTGCGGGTGAAACCCGGCGACAAAGTACCCGCCGACCTGCGACTGGTCGAGGGCACCAATCTCCGGGTCGACGAATCGGCCCTGACCGGCGAGTCGGTTCCGACGAGTAAGACCCTGGCAGCGGTGGCCGCGGACGCGGGAATCGGCGACCGCACCTGCATGCTGTTCTCCGGAACCATCGTCGTGGCCGGCAGCGGTACCGGCGTGGTCACCGCCACCGGTTCGGCCACCGAGATCGGACGCATCCAATCGCTGGTGACCGATGCCGAGAGCCTGGCCACCCCGCTGACCCGGCAGTTGGATGCCTTCAGCACCCGGGTCTCCCTGGCGATCCTCGCCGTGTCCGGACTCATGCTCGTGATCGGCCGCTTCGTGCACGACCGCGATTTCGCCGACCTCTTCGCCGCGACCATCGGCTTCGCCGTGGCGGCCGTCCCCGAGGGGCTGCCCGCTCTGGTGACGATCACACTGGCCCTGGGCGTGCGCCAGATGGCAACCCACAACGCCATCGTGCGCAAGCTCACCGCCGTGGAGACCCTCGGCTCGGTGACGACGGTGTGCACGGACAAGACCGGGACCCTCACCCGGAACGAGATGACCGTTCGCACCGTGATCACGGGCACGGCGAGATACGACGTACACGGCATCGGCTATGACCCGGTCGGTGCGGTGCTGTGCGACGGGCGAGGGGTCACCACGGCCGGGCAGGACGATCTGGCGCGGCTGGTGGAGGTCATGGCTGTCTGCAACGATGCCAGGGTCGCCGAGGCCGACGGCGTCTGGCGCGTCGTGGGCGAGCCCACGGAGGGTGCGCTGCGCACCCTTGCCCAGAAGGCCGGGTTCGAGACGAGCGGGTACGACCGATTGGCGGTGATCCCGTTCGAATCGGCCAACAAGTTCATGGCGACCCTCAGCCGGCTCGAGGACCAGCCGGCGCGTGTCCTGCTCAAGGGAGCGCCCGGCCGGGTGCTGGAACGGTGCACGCACCAGCTTGATGCCGCCGGCCTGGTGGAACCGTTGGACGAGGACCTCTGGAAACGCCGCATCGACGAACTCAGTTCGGCTGGACTCCGGGTGCTGGGCGCGGCTGTTGCGGATGCGCCGGCCGATCTGGCTGCCCTGCACCTGCGCGATATCGAGGACGGGATGCTGTTCCTCGGTGTGGTCGGGATCGTGGACCCACCCAGACCGGAAGCGATCGCGGCGATCGCCACCATGCACGCAGCGGGCATCCGGGTGAAGATGATCACCGGCGACCACCCGGGCACGGCGGTGGCGATCGCCCGGGAGATGGGTATCGTCGACGGCGACGCCAGGGTGCTCACCGGCGGGCAACTCCAGAAGCTCTCTCAGGACCAGCTCGCCGCAGTTGTGCGCAACGTCGACGTGTTTGCCCGCACCAGCCCCGAGCACAAGCTGCGCATCGTGAAGGCCCTGCAGTCCCACGGCGAGGTGGTCGCGATGACCGGCGACGGGGTCAATGATGCGCCGGCGCTGCAGCGCGCCGATGTGGGCGTCGCGATGGGAATCAAAGGCACCGAGGCCACCAAGGAAGCCGCCGACATTGTGCTGGCGGATGACAATTTCGCGACGATCCAGCGGGCGGTCGAGGAAGGGCGGCGTATCCGGGACAACCTGCAGAAGTCGATCATCTTCATCCTGCCGACCACGGCGGCACAGTCCCTGGTCGTGCTGCTCGCCGTGCTGTTCGGCTTCGCGCTACCCCTGCAGCCCACCCAGATCCTCTGGGTGAACCTGATCACCGCCGTCACGCTGTCGCTGGCGCTGGCCACCGAGCCGGCCGAGCCCGGCATCATGCTGCGACCACCGCGCTCTCCGGGCGGTTCGGTGCTCGACTCCGAGTACCTCGGCCGGTTGCTCTGGGTGTCGGTGCTGATCACCGCCGCGACCATCGGCGTGTTCTTCTTCGAGCTCTCGCTCGGGTCGTCGCGGGCCCAGGCGCAAACCACGGCCGTCACCATGCTCGTCCTCAGCCAGTTGGCGTTCCTGTTCAACTCGCGATTCCTGCGCGCGTCGAGCCTCACCGCCGCCGTGTTGCACGGCAACCGGATGGTATGGCTCTCGGTGGGCACGATGCTCGTGCTCCAACTGGTCTTCGTCTACACGCCGATCATGAACGTGTGGTTCAGCTCCACGCCGATCGGCGTGCGGGAGTGGGCGTACACGCTCGGTCTGGCGCTGATCATCTTCCTGCTCGTCGAGCTCAACAAGCTGATCGGCCGCCGGCGGGCCCGCCGGCGGCTGATCGGCCGCACCGCCGGGGCCTGA
- a CDS encoding DUF308 domain-containing protein, which yields MANAPAAAVIGTRYWTVPIARAVVAFVPAAVITFNADHSARFGLLVFGAFALATGLVTALLSWRTVLDPRDRTLFVVQGAVGVVAGALALALHAGGLGFFLYLVTVWAAVTGVLELYSGIRVRGRGPVTRDWLFVGVFTAVLSLAFLLLPPHAVVSVGLFGAYLVIVGVYLVIAGLSLSWAHTDAQRGLAHSSTDSDTQ from the coding sequence GTGGCGAACGCCCCGGCAGCAGCCGTCATCGGCACCCGGTACTGGACCGTACCCATCGCGCGCGCCGTGGTGGCGTTCGTGCCGGCGGCCGTGATCACGTTCAACGCCGACCACTCCGCCCGATTCGGCCTGCTCGTCTTCGGCGCCTTCGCCCTGGCCACGGGCCTGGTCACCGCCCTGCTCAGCTGGCGCACCGTACTCGACCCCCGTGACCGCACGCTTTTTGTCGTGCAGGGCGCCGTGGGCGTCGTCGCGGGCGCCCTGGCGCTGGCCCTGCACGCCGGCGGGCTGGGCTTCTTCCTCTACCTCGTCACGGTCTGGGCGGCCGTCACGGGAGTCCTGGAGCTCTACTCGGGCATCCGGGTACGCGGTCGCGGCCCGGTCACGAGGGACTGGCTGTTCGTCGGCGTGTTCACCGCCGTGCTGTCGCTGGCCTTCCTCCTCCTCCCGCCGCACGCGGTCGTCTCGGTGGGGCTGTTCGGCGCCTACCTGGTCATCGTCGGCGTCTACCTCGTCATCGCGGGTCTTTCCCTGTCGTGGGCGCACACGGATGCGCAGCGCGGCCTGGCCCACTCCTCCACAGATTCGGACACCCAGTGA
- a CDS encoding HEAT repeat domain-containing protein — protein MDDPGTPANAAPDTAARPDPADHLATLTEMFTRDPDAVPGYLSSRSGLPGPRANLPLADAFAATAPADLIWSLADSADEYLAFCGTEGLGRLALEPADRPGALAALRRAAADERWRVREGAARALQLVGDADPEVMHGVVDEWSNAADAWLARAALAAICEPRLLQTSPAQALALRTCDRATALLLGSAPIVTDPARAREAHRVLRQALGYGWSVAIAASPEEGLAAFRTLSASENPDARWIVRSNLTKARLRTVLAEHNLWGALG, from the coding sequence ATGGACGATCCAGGCACACCGGCCAACGCGGCACCGGACACCGCCGCGCGCCCGGACCCGGCCGACCACCTCGCGACGCTGACCGAGATGTTCACCCGCGATCCGGATGCCGTTCCCGGCTACCTGAGCAGCCGGTCCGGGCTGCCGGGCCCGCGGGCCAACCTGCCGCTCGCCGACGCCTTCGCCGCAACGGCCCCCGCCGACCTGATCTGGAGCCTGGCCGATTCGGCCGACGAATACCTGGCCTTCTGCGGAACGGAGGGACTCGGCCGGTTGGCCCTCGAGCCCGCCGACCGCCCCGGCGCCCTCGCCGCCCTCCGCCGTGCCGCCGCCGACGAACGCTGGCGGGTGCGGGAGGGTGCGGCCAGGGCCCTGCAGCTGGTCGGTGACGCCGACCCGGAGGTGATGCACGGGGTCGTCGACGAGTGGTCGAACGCGGCGGATGCCTGGCTCGCGCGCGCCGCCCTGGCCGCGATCTGCGAGCCGCGGCTGCTGCAGACCAGCCCGGCCCAGGCGCTGGCGCTGCGCACCTGCGACCGCGCCACCGCCCTGCTGCTCGGCAGCGCGCCGATCGTGACCGACCCGGCCAGGGCCAGGGAGGCGCACCGGGTGCTGCGCCAGGCGCTCGGCTACGGCTGGAGCGTGGCCATCGCGGCCAGCCCCGAAGAGGGCCTCGCCGCGTTCCGCACGCTGTCCGCCAGCGAGAACCCGGACGCCCGCTGGATCGTACGCTCCAACCTCACCAAGGCCCGGCTGCGCACCGTGCTCGCCGAACACAACCTCTGGGGCGCCCTGGGCTGA